A stretch of Malus sylvestris chromosome 11, drMalSylv7.2, whole genome shotgun sequence DNA encodes these proteins:
- the LOC126591081 gene encoding nuclear transcription factor Y subunit B-3-like: MERMGGGLPPRHAKSSNPANSNSSDGGNAIASTSNPANPAGNSDNNTVQRAPQCLVREQDRYMPIANVIRIMRRILPPHAKISDDAKETMQECVSEYIAFITGEANERCQREQRKTVTAEDVLWAMGKLGFDNYVEPLTIYLQRYRESESSDRSQFVKREERQSMDYCPPGHAGPQVAMMPPPPPSYGPGYYFGPQHGPPMYDPSMMGMFRDGSSSGAGGGGSSSASGAQGENSLGGFNPFGHFK; this comes from the coding sequence CCAACTCCAACAGTTCCGACGGCGGCAATGCCATCGCAAGCACCAGCAACCCTGCCAACCCCGCCGGCAATAGCGACAACAACACTGTACAGAGGGCCCCGCAGTGCCTCGTTCGCGAGCAGGATCGATACATGCCGATAGCCAACGTGATACGCATAATGCGGAGGATATTACCCCCGCATGCAAAAATATCTGACGACGCCAAGGAGACCATGCAGGAGTGTGTGTCCGAGTACATCGCCTTCATAACCGGCGAGGCCAACGAGCGCTGCCAGCGCGAGCAGCGCAAGACTGTCACTGCTGAGGATGTCCTCTGGGCCATGGGAAAGCTCGGGTTTGACAATTACGTCGAACCCCTCACCATTTACCTCCAACGCTACCGGGAGTCTGAGAGTTCCGACCGCTCTCAGTTTGTTAAGAGGGAGGAGCGCCAGTCAATGGACTATTGCCCTCCTGGGCATGCTGGGCCCCAGGTTGCAATGATGCCTCCCCCGCCACCATCTTATGGGCCGGGATATTATTTCGGGCCCCAGCATGGTCCTCCGATGTATGACCCCTCAATGATGGGAATGTTTAGGGATGGTTCCTCCTCTGGTGCTGGTGGAGGCGGGTCATCGTCGGCTTCTGGGGCGCAGGGTGAGAACTCGTTGGGGGGATTTAACCCGTTTGGTCACTTCAAGTGA